One Alkalicoccus halolimnae DNA segment encodes these proteins:
- a CDS encoding M3 family oligoendopeptidase translates to MTSKYSEQWNLETIFPGGSGSQQFKQFLVNTETDLATMKLKLERAQNKDASDVEEWAELIERAQTIGMKVREVNAFVSCLTAQDVTDDDAKLLGGKTKQLASQYGQITSAIDEQLLHFTDAQWDEFVSLESMQKILFNLEERRSRAKEKLPADKEQLIQKLNVDGYHAWGDLYDTIVGRMKVEIREKGIKKKYSVGQAANKLSDKNRNVRKHVFDQFEKAWEKEADLFAETLNHLAGFRLETYDARGWENVLKEPLQINRMKQETLDTMWDTITKNKDVFTDYLHRKAELLGVEKLAMHDIGAPLTKKVPQVSYDDAADMIVEQFNKFSPQMADFAQMAFNNRWIEAEDRDGKRPGGFCTSFPIREQSRIFMTYDGSASNVATLAHELGHAYHQHVMNDLPYMSQGYAMNVAETASTFAEMIVADASVKQAETDEEKIQLLDDKLNRSVAFFMNIHSRFLFETRFYEERKSGLVSKERLNKLMVEAQKEAYCDSLSEYSPMFWASKLHFHITGVPFYNFPYTFGYLFSMGIYAKAVEEGEEFEEKYIKLLRDTGRLDVETLAEKHLGVDLTQPEFWQDAIDFLKKDVETFMELTK, encoded by the coding sequence ATTACTTCGAAGTACAGCGAGCAGTGGAATCTGGAAACGATATTTCCCGGAGGAAGCGGGTCTCAGCAGTTTAAACAGTTTCTGGTAAATACGGAAACGGACCTTGCTACGATGAAATTAAAACTTGAACGCGCCCAGAATAAGGATGCATCGGACGTAGAAGAATGGGCGGAGCTTATCGAGCGTGCCCAGACGATAGGGATGAAAGTCAGAGAAGTAAATGCTTTTGTCAGTTGTCTAACAGCTCAGGATGTTACAGATGACGATGCAAAGCTGCTCGGAGGGAAAACGAAACAGCTGGCTTCCCAGTACGGCCAGATTACTTCTGCCATCGATGAGCAGCTGCTTCACTTTACCGACGCCCAGTGGGATGAATTCGTCAGTCTGGAGAGCATGCAGAAGATCCTCTTCAATCTCGAAGAACGCCGCAGCAGAGCGAAAGAAAAACTGCCGGCAGATAAAGAGCAGCTGATCCAGAAGCTTAACGTGGACGGCTATCATGCCTGGGGAGACCTTTACGATACAATCGTCGGACGCATGAAAGTGGAAATCCGTGAAAAAGGAATCAAAAAGAAATATTCCGTCGGTCAGGCCGCGAATAAACTCTCCGACAAAAATAGAAATGTACGTAAACACGTGTTTGATCAGTTTGAAAAAGCGTGGGAAAAGGAAGCGGATCTTTTTGCAGAAACGCTGAACCATCTTGCCGGTTTCCGTCTTGAAACATACGACGCACGCGGCTGGGAGAACGTATTAAAAGAACCGCTGCAGATTAATCGTATGAAGCAGGAAACACTCGATACGATGTGGGACACGATTACAAAAAATAAAGACGTCTTTACTGATTACCTGCACCGGAAAGCAGAGCTGCTCGGCGTAGAAAAACTTGCGATGCATGATATCGGTGCTCCGCTGACGAAAAAAGTGCCACAGGTAAGTTATGACGACGCTGCGGATATGATCGTGGAACAGTTTAACAAATTCAGCCCGCAGATGGCGGACTTTGCCCAGATGGCATTCAACAACCGCTGGATTGAAGCGGAAGACCGCGACGGTAAGCGTCCGGGAGGATTCTGTACAAGTTTCCCTATTCGCGAACAGTCCCGTATTTTCATGACTTATGATGGTTCTGCTTCCAATGTCGCGACGCTCGCCCACGAACTCGGTCATGCTTATCATCAGCACGTCATGAATGACCTCCCGTATATGTCCCAGGGCTATGCGATGAACGTAGCGGAGACAGCTTCCACTTTCGCAGAAATGATTGTGGCGGATGCTTCGGTTAAACAGGCAGAGACAGACGAAGAAAAAATTCAGCTTCTCGATGATAAATTAAATCGAAGTGTCGCGTTTTTCATGAATATTCACTCCCGCTTTCTGTTTGAGACACGGTTTTATGAAGAGAGAAAAAGTGGACTTGTCAGTAAAGAACGATTGAATAAGCTGATGGTGGAGGCACAGAAAGAAGCGTACTGTGATTCACTGAGTGAGTATTCCCCAATGTTCTGGGCTTCCAAGCTGCACTTTCATATTACCGGCGTACCGTTTTACAACTTCCCGTACACGTTCGGTTATTTATTCAGTATGGGAATCTATGCAAAAGCAGTGGAAGAAGGAGAAGAGTTTGAAGAGAAATATATTAAGCTGCTTCGTGATACAGGCCGGCTCGATGTGGAAACACTTGCCGAGAAACACCTCGGAGTTGACCTGACGCAGCCTGAGTTCTGGCAGGATGCGATCGACTTCCTGAAAAAAGATGTTGAAACATTTATGGAACTGACAAAATAA
- a CDS encoding PAS domain-containing sensor histidine kinase, producing MFDNLRRKLFVFMLLVSLLPMGLVGVVSFINQENEITTQAERTLVVQSERITNEINRFMGERLNNAAYLARDPVLKDPFIGSSEMEERIGQFLNTHDMYEDVVVVNRQGIVMTDMKSGLRGYDVSDRPWFERVADGETVLSNVYRSPLLGEPVLLLAAPVFDEEGELLRILLPVFDFGTFHSEITAFLEEEENVWETNSVLMDETGTVITHRDEEQILEQNYFEHTALTPSDLEQAANARETLKIEEDNVHAFARVSSFPGFEHDWYVGLSADENEMYAPLTNLLINYLLIFGVVLFLLAAAVYWLSNKLVSPIQQLVHKAGALAHGKRVNEPFRGGYGEINELNYAFDTMAERLQEREQFHKHSTLVLESTDNAVFAFEEHTGKITLWNRRCRELFCVEEPGSLAELAAGSVSFSQLKRLLAGLEDEYPGTNRRMELNLNGNREGEEYLVSLSPLQSPQQNERLVILYDLSDKRKAETEMIRSEKLKVVAQMAAGFAHEVRNPLTTIRGFIQLAHENKSPINDQYYLLVIEEIDRVNKIIHELLDTADPNAPDEKREVDPNQVLQDILTLQQPQLREKGIDWNLLLDPQLPPVYTDKNKLKQIFVNLVQNAVEAMPEGGELIIHTAVEGKQIRLDIGDTGIGMNEEILRKIGTPFFTEKAEGTGLGLTMSYRLVEEMQGKVSVESEPGKGTTFTVLLPLEEDEENTSFF from the coding sequence ATGTTTGACAATTTACGCCGTAAGCTGTTTGTATTTATGCTCCTCGTATCGCTTTTGCCGATGGGACTTGTTGGGGTAGTCAGTTTTATTAATCAGGAAAATGAAATAACAACCCAGGCTGAGCGGACATTGGTGGTACAGAGTGAACGTATTACAAACGAAATTAACCGCTTTATGGGAGAACGGCTGAATAATGCAGCATATCTTGCGAGAGACCCCGTACTTAAAGATCCTTTTATCGGCTCATCGGAAATGGAAGAGCGCATAGGCCAGTTTTTAAATACTCATGACATGTACGAAGATGTTGTAGTTGTAAACCGGCAGGGAATTGTGATGACAGATATGAAAAGCGGTCTGCGTGGATATGACGTAAGTGATCGTCCCTGGTTTGAACGGGTGGCAGACGGAGAAACGGTACTTTCCAATGTCTACCGTTCTCCTCTGCTGGGAGAACCAGTGCTTCTGCTTGCTGCTCCTGTGTTTGATGAGGAAGGAGAGCTGCTCCGCATTTTACTGCCGGTTTTTGATTTTGGTACCTTTCATAGTGAAATTACCGCTTTTTTAGAAGAAGAAGAGAATGTATGGGAAACGAATAGTGTTTTGATGGATGAGACAGGCACCGTTATAACGCATCGTGATGAAGAGCAGATTCTTGAACAGAACTATTTTGAACATACGGCACTTACTCCTTCCGACCTGGAACAGGCTGCAAACGCAAGGGAGACGCTGAAGATTGAAGAGGATAATGTTCATGCGTTTGCCCGTGTAAGCAGCTTTCCCGGATTTGAGCATGACTGGTATGTAGGTTTGTCTGCAGACGAAAACGAAATGTATGCGCCTCTGACAAACCTGCTGATTAATTACCTTCTTATCTTCGGGGTGGTCCTATTCTTACTTGCAGCTGCCGTTTACTGGCTTTCCAACAAACTTGTTTCCCCCATACAGCAGCTTGTACACAAAGCAGGGGCACTTGCTCACGGGAAGAGAGTAAACGAACCATTCCGGGGAGGGTACGGGGAAATTAATGAATTGAATTACGCTTTCGATACAATGGCTGAACGACTGCAGGAAAGAGAACAGTTTCATAAACATTCCACCCTCGTTTTGGAATCGACTGATAACGCTGTCTTTGCGTTTGAAGAGCATACCGGGAAAATCACGTTATGGAACCGGCGGTGCCGGGAATTGTTCTGTGTAGAAGAGCCAGGATCCTTAGCGGAACTTGCAGCAGGATCTGTTTCATTTTCTCAGCTGAAAAGGCTTCTTGCCGGCCTGGAAGACGAATATCCCGGTACGAACAGGAGAATGGAGCTTAATTTAAATGGAAATAGGGAAGGAGAAGAGTATCTCGTTTCTCTTTCCCCGCTGCAGAGTCCTCAGCAGAATGAACGGCTTGTCATTTTGTATGATCTCAGTGACAAACGTAAAGCGGAAACGGAAATGATCCGCTCTGAAAAACTGAAGGTAGTAGCGCAGATGGCCGCGGGGTTTGCCCATGAAGTCCGGAATCCCCTGACGACGATCCGGGGGTTCATTCAGCTCGCCCACGAAAATAAATCGCCTATTAACGATCAGTACTACCTGCTTGTTATTGAGGAAATTGACCGGGTCAATAAAATTATCCATGAGCTGCTTGATACGGCAGACCCGAATGCCCCGGATGAAAAAAGGGAAGTGGATCCGAATCAGGTGCTTCAGGATATCCTGACTCTGCAGCAGCCGCAGCTTCGTGAAAAAGGGATAGACTGGAATTTGCTGCTTGATCCGCAGCTTCCACCGGTGTACACAGATAAGAACAAATTGAAGCAGATATTTGTGAATCTTGTTCAAAATGCAGTGGAAGCCATGCCCGAAGGAGGCGAACTGATCATACATACGGCTGTGGAAGGGAAGCAGATCCGTCTGGATATTGGTGATACGGGTATCGGCATGAATGAAGAGATTCTCCGTAAAATCGGGACCCCATTTTTCACAGAAAAAGCAGAGGGGACTGGTCTGGGACTTACGATGAGCTACCGGCTCGTAGAAGAAATGCAGGGGAAGGTTTCTGTCGAATCGGAACCGGGGAAAGGAACAACATTTACTGTGCTGCTGCCGCTTGAGGAAGATGAAGAGAATACGAGTTTTTTTTAG
- a CDS encoding NAD(P)-dependent oxidoreductase, translating into MTTIGFIGTGVMGKSMARHLLQGGHGLHLYTRTKSKAKDLLEEGAVWKESPGELASVSDVVITMVGYPEDVKEVYMGENGLIERAEAGALLIDMTTSDPALAAEIAEQAALKNIHVLDAPVSGGDIGAKNAELAIMAGGTEEAFAKAEPVFRLLGTNIRHLGKAGAGQSTKMANQIAIASTMMGVSESLVYAEKAGLNVEQVLDTIETGAAGSFSLSKLGRRMIAEDFEPGFYVKHFIKDMRIAVESAKKMGLELHGLELAESLYAQLAENGWENAGTQALIKYYFQK; encoded by the coding sequence ATGACAACTATAGGCTTTATTGGAACGGGAGTCATGGGAAAAAGTATGGCCCGCCACCTGCTTCAGGGCGGCCACGGGCTGCACCTGTACACGAGAACGAAATCCAAGGCGAAGGATCTGCTTGAGGAAGGCGCAGTCTGGAAGGAGTCTCCCGGTGAGCTGGCATCGGTATCGGACGTCGTCATAACGATGGTCGGCTATCCGGAAGATGTGAAGGAAGTTTATATGGGAGAAAACGGACTGATTGAACGTGCGGAAGCAGGCGCGCTGTTAATTGATATGACAACGTCTGATCCCGCGCTGGCAGCAGAAATAGCCGAACAAGCGGCATTAAAAAATATTCATGTACTTGATGCGCCGGTATCCGGAGGAGATATTGGAGCAAAAAATGCCGAGCTTGCGATTATGGCCGGAGGCACAGAAGAAGCTTTTGCAAAAGCCGAACCTGTATTCCGACTGCTCGGTACCAATATAAGGCACCTGGGGAAAGCAGGAGCCGGCCAGTCCACGAAAATGGCCAATCAAATCGCGATTGCCAGTACAATGATGGGTGTAAGTGAATCGCTTGTCTATGCTGAAAAGGCCGGTCTGAATGTGGAACAAGTTCTTGATACAATCGAAACCGGAGCAGCAGGCAGCTTCTCTCTTTCCAAACTCGGAAGGCGGATGATTGCGGAAGATTTTGAGCCGGGGTTTTACGTAAAGCATTTCATTAAAGACATGCGGATTGCTGTTGAATCTGCGAAAAAAATGGGGCTGGAACTCCATGGACTCGAGCTGGCGGAATCACTTTATGCGCAGCTGGCAGAGAACGGGTGGGAGAACGCCGGAACGCAGGCGCTCATCAAATATTATTTTCAAAAGTGA
- a CDS encoding aldo/keto reductase — protein sequence MRSIKEKSLLHNGVEMPWFGLGVYKADNDNEVEEAILTALEEGYRSIDTASFYNNEEGVGRALKAAALPREELFITTKVWNDDHGYNNTIKAFHESRRKLGLEVIDLYLIHWPVAGLFKETWQALEKLYEEGYVRAVGVSNFQPHHLEELKQSAEIFPMVNQVEYHPWLTQPELYQYCKENHVQLEAWSPLTRGRKLDDKTITALAEKYGKTPAQVILRWDLQTDVVTIPKSVTPKRIRENAEIFDFELTEEDVKKISDLNEDLRFGPDPDNFV from the coding sequence ATGCGTTCTATAAAAGAAAAATCTTTGCTTCACAATGGGGTAGAAATGCCGTGGTTCGGTCTGGGGGTATATAAAGCCGATAATGATAATGAAGTGGAAGAGGCCATATTGACTGCTCTTGAAGAAGGGTACCGCAGCATAGATACGGCTTCTTTCTATAATAATGAAGAAGGAGTAGGCAGAGCGTTAAAGGCAGCCGCTCTTCCGCGGGAAGAACTCTTTATCACCACCAAAGTGTGGAACGATGATCACGGATACAACAATACTATAAAGGCATTCCATGAAAGCCGCCGCAAGCTCGGACTGGAAGTCATTGACCTGTATCTGATTCACTGGCCCGTTGCCGGTTTGTTTAAAGAAACGTGGCAGGCCCTTGAAAAGCTTTATGAAGAAGGGTATGTAAGGGCGGTAGGTGTCAGTAATTTTCAACCGCATCATCTTGAAGAATTGAAACAATCTGCGGAAATTTTCCCGATGGTCAATCAGGTGGAATATCACCCGTGGCTGACACAGCCGGAACTGTACCAGTACTGCAAGGAAAACCACGTGCAGCTGGAAGCGTGGAGTCCGCTTACACGCGGCCGTAAACTGGACGATAAAACTATTACGGCACTTGCTGAAAAGTATGGAAAGACGCCTGCCCAGGTGATTTTAAGGTGGGATCTTCAAACAGATGTCGTGACTATTCCCAAGTCTGTCACACCGAAACGAATCAGGGAGAATGCGGAGATTTTTGATTTTGAACTGACGGAGGAAGATGTTAAAAAAATCTCTGATCTGAACGAAGACCTCCGTTTCGGACCGGATCCGGACAACTTCGTTTAA
- a CDS encoding uracil-DNA glycosylase — protein sequence MAEAFQNDWQDQVGAELTKEYFSELRSFLREEYKQHQVFPPKEDVMNAFHATAYEDTKVVLLGQDPYHGKGQAHGLSFSVRPGVKVPPSLVNIYKELHEDLGYPIPRHGYLQNWAEQGVLMLNTVLTVRAGEPQSHQGKGWEQFTNEVIDRLNERERPVIFLLWGKPAQKKRERIDEEKHVIFTSPHPSPFSANRGFFGSRPFSKINEQLQVWGEEPINWQLPVDPPE from the coding sequence ATGGCAGAAGCTTTTCAAAACGACTGGCAGGATCAGGTCGGAGCCGAGCTCACAAAAGAATATTTTTCAGAGCTGCGAAGCTTTTTGAGAGAAGAATATAAACAGCATCAGGTGTTTCCGCCTAAAGAGGACGTAATGAATGCTTTTCATGCTACAGCTTACGAGGATACGAAAGTTGTCCTCCTCGGCCAGGACCCCTATCACGGAAAAGGGCAGGCCCATGGTCTAAGCTTCTCTGTCCGTCCCGGGGTGAAAGTCCCGCCTTCGCTCGTGAACATTTATAAAGAACTGCACGAAGATCTTGGATACCCTATCCCCCGCCACGGCTATCTTCAGAACTGGGCAGAACAGGGTGTACTTATGCTTAACACCGTTCTTACCGTAAGAGCGGGAGAACCTCAGTCTCATCAGGGTAAAGGCTGGGAACAGTTCACGAATGAAGTGATTGACCGCCTGAACGAAAGAGAGCGTCCGGTAATTTTTCTGCTTTGGGGGAAACCTGCTCAGAAGAAAAGAGAAAGGATCGATGAAGAAAAGCATGTTATTTTTACTTCTCCCCACCCGAGTCCTTTTTCCGCAAACCGGGGTTTTTTCGGAAGCCGTCCCTTTTCAAAAATTAACGAGCAGCTGCAGGTCTGGGGAGAAGAACCGATCAATTGGCAGCTCCCGGTTGATCCGCCGGAATAA
- a CDS encoding sucrose-6-phosphate hydrolase has translation MTEKEKQLHEAAYEAVEKNKSTVEGDPYRQAYHLMPPAGLLNDPNGWIQWKGTYHMFFQWNPFSPDHTHKFWGHFTSDDLIEWKEEPIALAPSEWYEKNGCYSGSAIELDDKLALIYTGNVKDENNNREAYQCVAASEDGVHFEKQGPVVDTLPEGYTADFRDPKVWKENGRYYFVIGAKTTEKKGQVLLYRSDDFKKWELVGPLAGSGLNGLGPFGYMWECPDLFSLNEKEVLIVSPQGLEKQGRHFENTYQAGYFLGNADLEKASYSHGEFRELDQGFEFYAPQTTVDKEGRRILFGWMGVPDSDEEFQPTVGHQWIHCLTIPRIITVDGDKIRQEPAKELENLRVEEALELRVDTAKGAEVVITEASEMVIDTAQAEDLYLTFRNEASFFYDASEKLVTFTRPRFRDGEIETRQCHLDTLERLHIFMDYSSLEIFMNNGETVMTSRFFPNPADNTVEISGNAGSITWKSWELK, from the coding sequence ATGACGGAAAAAGAAAAACAGCTTCACGAAGCTGCCTATGAAGCAGTGGAAAAAAATAAGTCGACCGTAGAGGGTGATCCTTACAGACAGGCTTACCATCTGATGCCTCCTGCAGGTCTGCTCAATGACCCAAACGGATGGATTCAATGGAAAGGCACCTATCACATGTTCTTTCAGTGGAATCCGTTCAGTCCCGATCACACTCATAAATTCTGGGGGCACTTCACGTCGGATGATCTGATCGAATGGAAAGAAGAGCCGATCGCCCTTGCTCCGAGCGAATGGTATGAGAAGAACGGCTGTTACTCAGGAAGTGCGATCGAACTCGATGACAAGCTTGCCCTTATTTATACGGGAAATGTAAAAGATGAAAACAACAATAGGGAAGCCTACCAGTGTGTGGCAGCTTCGGAGGACGGGGTACACTTTGAAAAACAGGGACCTGTAGTAGATACGCTTCCTGAAGGGTACACGGCAGACTTCCGCGATCCTAAAGTCTGGAAAGAAAACGGCCGGTATTATTTCGTCATTGGAGCAAAAACTACTGAAAAAAAGGGGCAGGTGCTCCTCTATCGCTCCGATGATTTCAAAAAGTGGGAACTCGTCGGCCCACTCGCAGGCAGCGGGCTCAATGGACTCGGTCCATTCGGCTACATGTGGGAATGTCCGGATCTTTTCTCTTTGAACGAAAAAGAGGTACTGATTGTTTCTCCCCAGGGATTGGAAAAGCAGGGTAGACATTTCGAGAATACGTATCAGGCAGGGTATTTCCTGGGAAATGCGGATCTTGAAAAGGCTTCTTATTCCCACGGGGAGTTCAGGGAACTGGATCAGGGTTTTGAATTTTACGCTCCGCAGACGACAGTCGATAAAGAGGGACGACGTATTTTATTCGGATGGATGGGGGTCCCTGACTCTGATGAGGAATTCCAGCCGACTGTTGGACATCAATGGATTCACTGCCTGACTATCCCTCGGATTATAACCGTGGATGGAGATAAAATTCGTCAGGAGCCTGCAAAGGAACTGGAAAACCTTCGTGTGGAGGAAGCCCTGGAGCTGCGGGTCGATACAGCAAAAGGAGCAGAAGTGGTCATAACGGAAGCTTCAGAAATGGTCATTGATACCGCTCAGGCAGAAGACCTTTATTTAACTTTCCGGAATGAAGCTTCTTTCTTTTATGATGCTTCCGAAAAGCTGGTCACCTTCACACGTCCCCGCTTCCGGGATGGGGAAATAGAAACAAGACAGTGTCACCTCGATACTCTGGAGCGGCTTCATATTTTCATGGACTACTCATCATTGGAGATTTTTATGAACAATGGAGAGACGGTGATGACTTCCCGGTTCTTTCCTAATCCTGCAGATAACACAGTAGAAATAAGCGGAAATGCAGGATCGATTACCTGGAAATCATGGGAGCTGAAATAA
- a CDS encoding aminoimidazole riboside kinase, which produces MTVNKGIICLGEALIDFIPLDDHNETFQKSPGGAPANVAVGLARLGAKASFLGKVGDDVLGRFLKDTLNRYGVDTTQMRFTKNTRTGVVFVTLGEGGERSFEFYIDPSADRFLEEKEVVEKLFDDHNLLHFGSISLISEPAQSATKKAVKTAREKGLLVSYDPNLRLGLWESEEQARSAIRSMLGEADILKISEEELEFITGEADIERGAGRLDEFNIPLILITMGEEGSYIFMQGEAPVKVPAMKVNAVDTTGAGDAFVSGMLYQLHLLEKPIRDLAPEEVKEMASFAAVSGGLAASTKGAMTALPTLDEVNKRLENLEG; this is translated from the coding sequence ATGACTGTGAACAAAGGAATAATCTGTTTAGGTGAAGCTTTAATCGACTTTATCCCGCTGGACGACCATAATGAAACCTTTCAAAAAAGTCCGGGCGGAGCTCCGGCCAATGTAGCAGTAGGCCTTGCCCGTCTTGGTGCAAAAGCTTCTTTTCTCGGGAAAGTCGGTGACGACGTCCTCGGGCGGTTTTTAAAGGATACACTGAACCGCTACGGAGTGGATACGACCCAGATGCGCTTCACGAAAAACACGCGGACCGGCGTCGTCTTCGTTACGCTTGGAGAAGGTGGAGAACGAAGCTTTGAATTTTACATCGACCCAAGCGCCGATCGATTTTTAGAGGAAAAAGAAGTGGTGGAAAAGCTGTTTGATGATCATAACCTGCTTCATTTCGGCTCGATCAGCCTTATCAGCGAACCTGCTCAGTCAGCGACTAAGAAGGCAGTCAAAACAGCAAGGGAAAAAGGCCTGCTTGTCTCCTACGATCCGAACCTCCGCCTTGGACTCTGGGAATCGGAGGAACAGGCACGAAGCGCCATCCGCAGCATGCTTGGAGAAGCGGATATTTTGAAGATCTCGGAAGAAGAACTGGAATTTATAACAGGGGAAGCAGATATAGAACGGGGAGCGGGGCGTCTGGACGAATTCAACATTCCGCTTATCCTGATTACGATGGGAGAAGAAGGCAGTTATATCTTCATGCAGGGAGAAGCTCCTGTAAAAGTACCGGCAATGAAAGTAAATGCAGTGGATACGACGGGAGCAGGAGATGCCTTCGTTTCAGGTATGCTTTATCAGCTTCACCTGCTGGAAAAACCAATTCGGGATCTGGCACCGGAAGAAGTAAAAGAAATGGCTTCATTCGCGGCTGTTTCCGGAGGGTTGGCCGCTTCTACAAAAGGTGCTATGACGGCTCTGCCGACACTGGATGAAGTGAATAAAAGACTTGAAAACCTGGAGGGATAA
- a CDS encoding ATP-grasp domain-containing protein, protein MEKIYILHENDEWTKPLLEALEKLNVPFEDWHLHEGIVPLDEVPPEGVFYNRMSASSHSRGHRYAPELTEAVLNWLESHNRTVLNGTRALYLEVSKAAQYEALKKHGIAVPKTTAAVGASQLIKAAESMPLPFITKHNRAGKGLGVERFDSVEALKNKVNDGEIEPSIDGVMLLQQFIDAPSSTITRCEFVDGKFMYAVQVDTSEGFELCPADACRIEDQFCPTGTEETRAKFEIIPGFDSPLIRKYEAFLQDNDISFAGIEQITDSDGTTYTYDVNTNTNYNAEAEEVYGTYGMQEIAKALKTYLHRASITR, encoded by the coding sequence TTGGAAAAAATATATATTTTACATGAAAATGATGAATGGACGAAGCCTCTGCTGGAAGCACTGGAAAAGCTGAATGTTCCATTTGAAGACTGGCACCTCCATGAAGGCATTGTTCCTTTGGATGAAGTGCCTCCTGAAGGCGTCTTTTATAATCGGATGAGTGCCTCTTCGCATTCCCGAGGGCACCGCTATGCTCCCGAATTAACGGAAGCTGTGTTAAACTGGCTGGAGAGCCATAATAGAACCGTATTAAACGGCACAAGAGCTCTCTATCTGGAAGTCAGTAAAGCAGCTCAATATGAAGCGCTGAAAAAACACGGCATTGCTGTTCCAAAAACGACGGCAGCAGTTGGTGCAAGCCAGCTTATAAAAGCTGCAGAGAGCATGCCTCTTCCCTTTATTACGAAACACAACCGTGCCGGCAAGGGGCTGGGAGTGGAACGCTTTGACAGTGTGGAAGCGTTGAAAAACAAAGTCAACGACGGGGAAATTGAGCCTTCTATCGACGGTGTGATGCTGCTTCAGCAGTTTATCGATGCACCCTCTTCTACTATTACCCGCTGTGAGTTTGTCGACGGAAAATTTATGTACGCTGTCCAGGTAGATACATCCGAAGGTTTTGAGCTGTGTCCCGCGGATGCATGCCGGATCGAGGATCAATTCTGCCCGACAGGAACGGAAGAAACGAGGGCAAAGTTCGAAATTATTCCCGGATTCGACAGTCCTTTAATCAGGAAATACGAAGCATTTCTCCAGGATAACGATATTTCCTTTGCCGGCATTGAACAGATTACCGACTCAGATGGGACCACCTATACGTATGATGTGAATACCAATACAAATTACAACGCAGAAGCTGAAGAAGTTTACGGGACGTACGGCATGCAGGAAATTGCGAAAGCTTTGAAAACCTACCTGCACCGTGCCTCAATTACACGTTAG
- a CDS encoding YojF family protein has product MKTIDPSQVQEKLNELSGETVYVHLETTNGAYANHNDKAFFSAGAFIRNAQLRYIHGKIAGSGPYRVGLETEIGWLYAEGLTDWEIDEEDRVLMAGHDESGRLAVALELSQKPFRK; this is encoded by the coding sequence TTGAAAACAATTGACCCTTCCCAGGTTCAGGAAAAGTTAAATGAGCTTTCAGGGGAAACAGTATATGTCCATCTGGAGACGACCAACGGCGCTTACGCCAATCATAATGATAAAGCTTTCTTTTCTGCCGGAGCCTTCATCCGCAACGCCCAGCTCCGCTACATTCATGGAAAAATCGCCGGTTCCGGTCCTTATCGGGTCGGATTGGAAACAGAAATCGGATGGCTGTATGCGGAAGGCCTGACAGACTGGGAGATAGATGAGGAAGACCGGGTGCTGATGGCCGGTCATGATGAAAGCGGGCGCCTCGCGGTGGCCCTCGAATTAAGTCAAAAGCCGTTTCGAAAATAA
- the bshB2 gene encoding bacillithiol biosynthesis deacetylase BshB2: MTDKHILVIFPHPDDEAFGVSGTILSHTDAGTPVTYICLTLGEMGRNMGRPVMANRESLPDIRLKELKEACSLLGIEDLRRFGMRDKTVEFTDRDALSERLSDVISEVNPTTIITFYPGYAVHPDHDATGAAVVDAVRKLPDENRPGIHAIAFADGSEEALGEPDVVRDVREYRERKLQVIEAHASQTAGLMEQVRSRMEEHDETIEYMLQTERFWTYPVED; encoded by the coding sequence GTGACAGACAAACATATTCTTGTGATTTTCCCCCATCCGGATGACGAAGCATTCGGCGTTTCGGGAACAATCTTATCCCACACCGATGCAGGGACTCCGGTTACCTATATTTGCCTGACTCTAGGAGAAATGGGACGTAATATGGGGCGGCCTGTTATGGCAAACCGGGAGTCGCTTCCCGATATCCGCCTGAAAGAGCTTAAAGAAGCCTGCAGCCTTCTTGGCATTGAGGATCTCCGCCGATTCGGGATGAGGGATAAAACAGTCGAATTTACAGACAGGGACGCTCTTTCAGAAAGATTGTCCGATGTCATTTCGGAAGTAAATCCTACTACCATTATTACGTTCTACCCCGGCTATGCCGTTCATCCGGATCATGACGCTACTGGAGCAGCTGTCGTGGATGCTGTCAGGAAGCTTCCTGACGAAAACCGTCCCGGGATTCATGCCATTGCTTTTGCCGATGGCAGTGAAGAAGCTCTTGGGGAGCCGGATGTAGTGAGAGACGTCCGCGAATACCGGGAACGAAAACTGCAGGTGATTGAAGCTCATGCCTCCCAGACTGCCGGATTAATGGAACAGGTCCGCAGCAGAATGGAAGAACACGATGAAACGATTGAATATATGCTGCAGACAGAACGATTTTGGACTTATCCTGTCGAAGATTAA